The sequence ATTTGTAGATTGTACTGATGCAATGAAAGTCCAGAAAGCAATCAAAGCCAACACAAAAGTAATTTAgaatactgttgattcatttattttcttggttACTAATTTTATATGTTACTACTCTAGTCTGACGGAGATACATTGATGCtgatacatttgatatatatatattattgaattgtaatatgttaaataatttgtttaaatttttacaaaatagaaaCTTGTTGACATAattgcattaaaaattaaaaatccaaaGGCCTACAGATATCAATAATTGGGTCCACAGTTAATAGAATGTAGCAGATCTGTGATGGCATTTGactatttgtttttcagatGGTATGGGTTGAAACACCCACCAATCCCACAATGCAGTTGGTTGATATAGAGGCTGTTGTAAATGTAGTACGAGCTACCAAACAGGATATCTTTGTAGTGGTGGATAATACCTTTATGTCATCCTGTATGCAGGTACTTATCATTTAATCTATTTTAGTTCaagacaaaaatgatgaaaGAGAAAACATTCAAACTTTGTATTCAGCAATTTCAAGCATTATAATGTTAGAAACTTCAGATATTAATGGAATAATATGTGTTtggttaaattataaaaattgtatCCCCCAAAGAATTGTAAGATTTTGTTCTGTatcaaaaactttttaaaagatttaggTTATGATGGTGTAAAATATAAGTAGCATATTCTGGCTTTCAGTATATTTTGAATGAAGAGTTATTGAGACTTTTTGTACttgttcttaaattttattctagttaaaacaattttcatcatatttgttatttaaacgAGAATAAACTAAACAGATATAGATGGCTAGATAATAAACCTAAAATTTGTATCgataaaatcaccaaaaaagaAACTCCTATCAATCTGTTTGCTGTTTCCTGTATTAAGACTTCCCTTATAGAAATTAAAATACccattacaaaaacaaataaatacaaatatatgaataatGACAAAGTTACCAAATTTTCCACTGTAAGATTGACTGTGACTGAAGATAACATATTTTACCAAATCTTCGTTGATTTTCCAGAGACCATTAGATTTTGGAGCTGATATAGTGATGCATTCTttaaccaaatacatgaatggTAGGTATAATTACATTTGCTGCAGTTACTTTGGATTATGTACCTCCAATGGATTCCTAAACTGATGGTAGGCGTTTGCAGAAAATCATGATTATTATATATCCATACAAGAAAtccactttcatttgataccattgattttattcatttgttttgtttttaatctgaGATGATAAAGAAATATGGGAGAAGTAAcaggttataagtttgtatttgttttaatttacctGTATGATTAAATTGCCTCCCTATGATAAATTTTCATGACACTATTGCTTTGTCTGTATAGGTCATTCCGATGCTGTAATGGGAGCCTGTGCAACAAACAGTGATGAAAAGTGTGAGAGACTAAGATTTTTGCAGAATGGTATGTCCATATTCTACActttgtttgtttacagtatatatatttactggtgtaattatttttttattttatttatattatcgCTAACCTATCAGAAATCTTTACCACTTGATATGGATAGCTaaatattattgctgtttttcttatcaaaatcataGTGAGACCTGCAAGATGGAGGGCAAATGCTCATCTCACTGCAATTAAAAACAGTCCCATGGACTTTCTATAAATCAATCATACTGCATTCATGCATTGACACACCTGTAGGGtattatcaataaattaaattgaattggGCATATAGATCTAACAAAactgttgatgaccttctgctgttgttttttatttgctcgggttgttgtctctttgacacattccccatttccattctcaattttatgtcatAGCTAGTCAGAgtgtaaatctttttttatcaagttaCTGATGCAGTTTAGACAAATACATTGCATGGAGTATTTTTCACAATGTCAGGCTATAGAAATCCTGATTATCTGTTCAGGATATGTCTTAtcttatttattgtattttcattGGTTTGGAAACATGATTGAGTGCCTAGTCAAATGTCATGATGTTATTGTAAATCAAGATCAGATTGATATAGTGTCAACATGTTTATAGTTTTTTATAGTCCATTGAGCactatcttttaaaacatgttgaaATAATATTGGGTAAAAAAAGCCATTAAATGTATCacaactaaaaattaaaattatcatgGTAAACAATTCCTGTTAAAGGGCCATTTAGatgtttgatttatattttagctTTTGGACCAGTCCCTTCGCCATTTGATTGTTTCTTGGTTAACAGAGGATTGAAAACTTTACATGTTAGAATGAAGGAGCACATGAAGAATGGTATAGCTGTAGCAAAATACCTAGAAAAACACCCTAATGTTGAAAAAGTCATCCATCCAGGTAGGTCATTAGTTATGAGATGCAAAATTATTTTGTGACCTTCCTGACGAACATTTTGCTCTGGCGGAATTGTACAACAatgatactttattttgccttagAAGTAAATTCCAGGAACTAACACCAAAGACAGACATACACTTAATAATGTTGTCTATGATTATAAACTGTACATACTATTTATTCCTCAGTACACAGCAGCTGGGGAGTTTTAATAGGGCATAGAAATTTTGTAACATAATTTAAGTTTCTGATCTTTTTTATGGTCACAGTGTTTATTGTCAATTCTGCACATCAATTTCCATGGTTTAAGCAAGGATATTTCACTCAAGAATAATATTAATCAATCAGGGGCTAGATTTATTGAGGGTTACTAAGTTCTTTAATCTTTTTGTATGTTAGACTTTTTGTTGCATAGAAGATTGTTTTTTATgcccccatttatgggcattctGTTTTCTTGTCTGTGCATCCATCtctgtttgtttgttagttcgtttgtccatctgtctgtccagcttcaggttaaagttttttgtgacgtcaaggtagttttttatgaagttgatgtccaatcaacttgaaacttagtacacctgtttcctatgatatgatctttctaattttaatgccaaattagattttttacactaatttcatggtccactgaacatagaaaatgacacTGCAGATGGGGCATTGGTgttctatggacacattcttgttttataagTCTTTAATAGCatgtgaattttattttccatacaGGCCTACAGTCACATCCACAACATGAACTAGCCAAAAGACAAATGAGAGGGACCAGTGGTATGGTTACTTTCTTTATCAAAGGAGGACTAGAGAATTCTAAAGCTTTCCTTCAAAATCTCAAGGTAAAGTAAATGATGTATACTTAACTGATTTTACCAACAAACATTAAGTGTTAAAACAAAAGATGAACAGAAATCATTAAACAGAGGTCAATGTATTTGTGATACTGTCCAAATGCCTCTTGAGGATGAATGCATAGTTTTgataaatcaaattttgttacaatattttattaattttttaaacctTGGAAAAATTTCTGAACACTTTAAAATAGGATGTGGTAAAAGAAAGTAACAATTGTGATTTATAGAGCAagacattttgaatttgatcTTTAACCTTAATTTtaatgggaaaaaaaatgtaaaatcatgaCAATAGATTTTTAATCAGATTTAAAAGAATTTATGGCtttcatataaatttttcaGATAGAAGGTAATGTTTTAcataatgatatttttcaaattactaTTTATGAATTTGAGTCAGTACATTTAAAATCCTATTCAAATAATGTCTCACCTATTTTCCAGGTTTTCACCCTAGCTGAGAGTTTAGGAGGATTTGAAAGTTTAGCTGAACTTCCGTAAGTTTTACCCAAAACACCTTGTTACTATGGCTCATAAGTGCTGTTTTGCACATGTGACGATAGAACATTAGGGAGACTATATCAAATATCTTTGCAATTTATTAATAACTTTTGCATCAGTTCCTTAAAATGCCTATGTTATCAGTTATTATCttcattttctgaaatattcACTTGACCATTCTGTTTGGATTATTTTCATCTCAGACAACATGACTTAGATTAGTTCTTCTCAGTTTGAAATGGTTGGCTGCTGTTTGATTTATCTGTGATGTATAGATAGGTTGTTTAAGAATGTAACTCTATCAGTGAAGGGGATTGTGGTATTTAAAATAAGTGGAAGATGCAAAGGGACAAACCTGCTACTTGAGCTATAATTTTATTTGGGTAACAAGGAGATGTAGGGTGAATGTCAAAATAGCCTCAAGATGtctatagtcgccgtcagctgAAATTATTAGCAGTTATcggtaaaaataatctaaactatcaaccACGTTCACTTGTGATATAGTTTTtcacattccattcataaatcatcaaaagaaaaaccactactAACCTACCTTTTACAGCTAttacattaatgctagcaagacaaatctttgtttggcttgcttgctttgcttgtatcaatgtttgctcaagcatggcAAATACGATAGGCGGGGCTTCAGCTTGTATACataatacttaaattttattggacgTAATGTTTGAAGTTAAGGAcactaattttttaaaacattacacGTCAGGATGTCAAATATAAgcgcaatcgtagaaatggaatccaaaaaaatgtatttcgaagatatgcattttcatcatccaacttaaAAAACTGTCATCAAGATctttaagtaaaacaaaatagctattcgaacacacctactctgattttgtgattcattacataggtatttcaaagtttgacccatatatttcatcttttagtactgtgatttttttatgttataaagtcaacctgtagctttgctatataaaaatgatagaatctgaagcgaaatcatgtatcaaatattcttgctttgtacgtttccaagacaaaatattcatctcAAACGCACCTTAACATAAGAAGGTGCACTTGATTTTCGAATAAAAGGGGGAAATGACTTAATTCatcccttttatttattatgtccattgttattgaatattgcaaactttggaataatttttTCTTGCAAACCTTCAAACTGattattctttgtttatagAGAAGGCAATAAATGCTTTCTGTAATGTTTACTAtagtaacaatttttttaaaagtgaatagaaacaaataaaataacaatttccTTCTCAAATACAAagtgttttattgtaaaaaaaaaaaaaaaacatttgtataagttttcaatttatctattacatagttaagcagaacaattagatatcaagtcgacgacatggttGTCTATCAAGTTGGATGAGGAAAATGCATAACTtccgatttttttaaaattactacGGACGGAGCAATCTATAAGTTCAGTTATTtccgtgtctgcccttccattatgtgactcaagaaaaaaaatcaaaattggtaacaattgtatcaaaaGGAGAAAATCGAGTGAACCTTCTTATATTAGGGTGTGATTgagatgaatattttgtcttgaaaacGTTCAAAGCAAGAACATTTGATACATCATCttgcttcagattctatcatttttatatataaaagctacaggttgactttgtaacataaaaacatcacagtactaaaagataaATTATATGGGTCAAACTTTGAAATACCTATGTAATGAATCATAAAatcagagtaggtgtgttcgaatagctattttgttttacttaaagtacttgacgacagtcttttaagttggatgatgaaaatgcatatcttcgagaaaataaaattctacaattgcgctttatatttgtcatcctgtgatgttttaaaatttagtgtccttaacttcaaacataacgtccaataaaatttaagtatgatgtatacaatctgaagccccgcctatcttatttgccatgcttgagcaaacactgatacaagcaaagcaagcaagccaaacaaagatttgtcttgctagcattaatgtaaTAGCTGTAAGTGATTACACTGTGATagtcctgaccttcacattttccagAGTGTTTTCCATTGAAATTCTGGCATCTTCGTTTCTATGAGGATCCTTTGTTAACATATGACACACTTCACTTTTAGAGTTTCATCAAGATCTCAACTGTATTCACTATAAATGAATCAATGTATTCTGTTTTTATAGGTCTATAATGACACATGCCTCTGTACCAGAATCAGAAAGAGCGGAGTTGGGAATTTCAGACCAACTTATACGTCTGTCTGTAGGAATTGAAGATGAAGAAGATCTATTAGAAGATTTGAAACAAGCTCTTAAGGCAGCTTCAGTGGTAATAAAACATGTCTATTTGTAGAATGAATAATAagcatacaaataataaaatctacCTGTAATTCGAATATGGTATAGAAATTTGGTAACAGATGTTACTTCAAAATCTATGTAGTCCATTTTAGAAGTTGCCCTGTAGgttttatatgttgtatagTAAGCATTCATCTTTCTATAGAGCCGCTATGAATTGGCTTCCCAAATTATCTAAATAAACAGAGCTGTATTAATCATTGAAACaacacaaaattttaaacatgtgaagaaaagaaaacaatattaaCCACCTATATTATCCCTGATTTGTTTCTAATGTtaattaaaagtatatattgactatttgtgatattttatttgtttttactccCCACTCAATCTatgacatttattttcttttgcagGTATAAACCTTTTCTTAACAACTTGGGGGAACAGATCAGCATTCCATAGTATACTTTTGTGGactatttatgttttaatattgatttattatCATTACTGATTTTTTGAAGTATTATCTTCcagaaaaacatttaattatattGGCAATCATGCAAGATGGAAAAAGTTCTCTTTTGGTAAAATAGTATATAGTGCTAAGTTTTGTTATACTTTAGTCCCTAATCTGTGCTATACTGTTATACTTTATCATTGTATGGGTTGTGTCACTTTTTAAGAACAGAAAATTAGATGTTTGTTTCTGtttgaaatattcatatttttagaattgtcTTTAGACCAATGTTATTTAAATCTTATGAGTAAGAGGATCTGTAAAGGTTATATCAAATGTGATTGCAACCAAATGACAATCTTGAAATGTATGAACAAAATCAAgagttttgtttgtattttttttttttataaaacctcATTTTAGTGAAATTATTTTCACTATTCTAAATAAATGCAATCACATTTGtacctaatttttttttgtaagaatCTCACACTTGTTATAAGTGGTTTGTTTGCTGATCTATTTAGCAACTTGAGCAATTGTTTATCAAAGTATGTAATGATTTCTACAAGTCTAATTGCATAATTTACACTAAAAAGTGCTAGAATTGTCTTagttattgtatttaaaaaatgttttattcaaacataaaatttgtatttaatctGATTATTCTACACTGCCTATTGTTCTAAGGGGCCACTCTTCTGTCATTCTGAAAAGTgtatacattttgctttttgtctGATATTTCTGTATAACGAAATATGTGGgttgtgtttttctttgtaaaaatgtttattattcaaaaataagTCTTGCAACTTCAGTAGATACCAAACAAATTGTTgctttgtaatatatttatatatactgtgtatatgttttatatatactgtGTATATATGACTTTATGTTATTTGATAACAACAATAGCAAAGATTCACAGGATAAGTTTGACTAATAATTGCTACCAACTTGACAACATTTCCTGAAAGATAAGATATctgcaaattattaaaaaattgaatataaacatTTGTATGTTAGAGACCTTTTACACAGTGTATTAAAAATTAGCTTTGTAAACAAGTTTTGGGAATACAATTAATGAAATcagtttgttgttatttttataatatgataGTTTGATGTATGTAAAAGAGCAGATACCCATTgccagtataaaaaaaagtcatagaAGGGTCAACATACcatataacaaaatacaatagaCTAATGTCTTTCATGAATgcttatttcttttataaagaaCACATGTGGCAGAGTTACTGATTTTTagtatttaacaattatttggCAGATTCCtaaaatatatagtttgaaGTTCTTGTCTTTAAAAAGAAGGAGAACGTAAGCTGCTTTCTATCTAAAACAGTTATTTCAGATATCAACCAATAGCTGACTGTTTCGTTGATGCTGAAAATACATATGGTGTCTCAATTTCCCTTTGGAATATTAAGGGATATATTGACTTCATCTTGGGTTCACAATGCTACCTCCAGTATCATCTGATAGTTTAGTTTTCaccgttttgaaaatatatggtttaaaccgttttatgaattttccttTGGAATAACAAGACAATTGGCTCATTCTGGGAATCACAATGCTACTTCCAATGCCATAAGctaacattacatttataacaATTGGAAGATTGCTAATACTTTTGCTTGAattaagggagataatttgctACTTTTAGTTTCATATGATAAGGTAATTTCATATTGAATCAAACAAGGTATTGTTTCTTGATACTTTTACATGAAATAAGTAAAGAAATTTGTACATGTCTCTCTCAGTGAACCCTTTTTTAAGTCACATATTTAAAtcggaagatgtggtataagtgccaatgagacaattctccatccattagtcacaatgtgtaaactAAACAATTACAGGTCAAAATTTAGCCTTCAAAATGGAACCTGGTCTTGCAACCTATTTCAAAAGACCTTATGACTTTATCGTATACCAGAACTTTATAGCAAAGGTGACTTGGGTCAAAATCAGGAATGTCAAATTAACTTTTGCCCTTTGCTCAATTTAAAAGGTCAAAGGCTAATGATCTCAAATGAAGATCCcaggtttaaaaaatgtatggttAAAAAGTTACAACAAAAGAGCTATTTTACTAATTACATGATTTATTGTTAAGTGTACCAGAGTGCTTTGACCTACTTGTAGTGTAGTTTTGTCTTGTTGATAACTTTTGCAGTTTCTAAGGAGTTTAGATAATCAGATTATAAACAAAGATAACGATTTAGATAGTGACCTTGATCTatgaccatgacctcaatttcTTGCCTTTAAACTAAGGACCTCATATCAATAGATCTCTATGAGTTACATCAACATTCTAACAGAACAGGGGTAAGAATCTTATTACATGTAACCAGATCACTTAGGTTAACAGTGAACAGGTTATCCTGTGGAAGTGAACATTTTGACGAAAAAATTTAGCAATATCTTGTAGTTTCTCAGGAGAAGCCATGACAACAAAACCAGTATTTTGGGCAGTAACTCCCAAATGGTAAAGTAGAATAGATTAACAATATAGGTGAGTTTTAAAAGTGCTAAAACCAGTTGAtgtatatcaaacatttatattgATTAAAGCTGGTGGAAgaagatatatataattaaacaaaatcaataggtctttcatatATTTGATAGGAACAGTTGGTTTTTTTGCGGGATTGTTGAAGAAAATGAGTCAGGTTACcactgttttattttatatttcggAAGTATTTATTAAAGCAGTATTGAATGTTGTCCAATTAAGTCGTTTGTTTTATCCTCAATAGGAAAAAATTAAGTTTCccctttataaaataaaagatacaaaTAACTGCTTTTATTGATTTCCATTTGTTTTTACGAAAAAATTAAGGTCTGTGACCCcagttttttatattgaaatcaaggatttgtatagttagtctaactatacaaatccttgttgaAATTTAATAGTCATTGAcacaaaatttaagaaagatCTATAGTCGAACATTTAGATACCCCAGCAACCTTAGCCAGctgtaaaataaacatattttcgaTTTTTCTCTGAATATTGTCTTTTGCTGTTCAGATGTCATACAATACCATAATGATTTAACCAAATTTTTGATATCTGAAAAAAACTACAACTGCCAACCCATGGATAAATGTAGATAGTTTTAAAAGTGTATACCCCCTTATTCAAAGTTTATTATTGTAAccaaaagattttttatattgaatgatctaaattatattctaaagaactcatgttttcaaaattggAAATGATGCCCTGTAACAGGAGCTTTGTTGTAAACATATGATATTAATAGTAAACCAAGGCCGTAACTACCCTTGAGGCAAGTGAGGCAATTGCCTCACTAAAATTTcgacactgatttttttttatacatacatatatatatataaatataatagtcattTGTTGTCCTGTCTCAACGTTGATTTCTATGACTTGTCATCATTCCTTTTAAACTATTCTTCCTGGATATAACTCAGCATCTAAACGGGTGATGTTTCTCAATTACATTAACCTAGTAACGATAATCATCATGGATCTCTAGTTAAAAAAAGGCTCTTGGAGAAACGGAAAAGCGACACTGAAGGTAAAGAAGGAATAATTCTAGTAAACTATTTTTGTGAACAGAGTCTGAGTATTGCATATAACTTCATTAGTACAATCCAAAAACGATAAGTAGACTGACAAATCAAGAACTGGTCTTCGGAAGGGGGCAGTCCTGTCTGCGTATTCATTTCTCCGTTTCACCAACTTttgacaaatcaagtactgg is a genomic window of Mytilus trossulus isolate FHL-02 chromosome 1, PNRI_Mtr1.1.1.hap1, whole genome shotgun sequence containing:
- the LOC134685063 gene encoding cystathionine gamma-lyase-like, encoding MESYKPFPHIGTDATHAGQDPDKWKCRAVVPLISMSTTFKQSAPGEHSGFEYSRSGNPTRNCLEECIAKLEGAKHAMVFASGLACTSAITHMLQVGDHIVSMNDVYGGTNRYFKQCASRMGIETSFVDCTDAMKVQKAIKANTKMVWVETPTNPTMQLVDIEAVVNVVRATKQDIFVVVDNTFMSSCMQRPLDFGADIVMHSLTKYMNGHSDAVMGACATNSDEKCERLRFLQNAFGPVPSPFDCFLVNRGLKTLHVRMKEHMKNGIAVAKYLEKHPNVEKVIHPGLQSHPQHELAKRQMRGTSGMVTFFIKGGLENSKAFLQNLKVFTLAESLGGFESLAELPSIMTHASVPESERAELGISDQLIRLSVGIEDEEDLLEDLKQALKAASVV